One stretch of Macrotis lagotis isolate mMagLag1 chromosome 7, bilby.v1.9.chrom.fasta, whole genome shotgun sequence DNA includes these proteins:
- the MGP gene encoding matrix Gla protein — translation MKTLLIITLLAALAVIALCYESHESMESYEMTPFINRRKANNFMSPQQRWRAKFQERTRERTKPTHEIQREACDDYTLCSRYAFIHGYSAAYNRYFRQQRNN, via the exons ATGAAGACGTTACTCATTATCACACTTCTGGCTGCATTAGCTGTGATAGCTCTATGCTATG AGTCCCATGAGAGCATGGAATCTTATGAAATGA cTCCTTTCATTAACAGGAGAAAGGCCAATAACTTTATGTCACCTCAGCAGAGATGGAGGGCCAAATTCCAAGAGAG gACCAGAGAACGCACCAAGCCAACCCACGAAATACAACGAGAAGCATGCGATGATTACACTCTCTGTTCACGTTATGCCTTCATTCATGGATATAGTGCTGCCTACAATCGTTATTTCAGGCAGCAAAGAAATAACTGA